TGtcattataatttattaaatttaattttttctatcaatttatattttaattcatatcaatttcaatattattctaatttgttactacatgctaaattaaatttaaacaaactatatataattattaatatttagttgatatatcatgtgaatcaagttaagataaaataataatattattcatcctcctaaaaaaattatactaataaatttagataaacaaaataatatatttcatttatccaggataaaaaaatacattatataattgattcagactatcacaaaactaaaataaaaatataattcgaacaacaaatataaaatcatatatactaattattcagtaaaaaacaaaattatcttattgatccagacttaaaaaaaattaaaattaaactaaaaataattagtttgatttgatcggtgtattgggcatcaggtaaaaataaaataatgtaaaccgctgatccgagataaatcaaattaatattagaatAAGTATAATTTGTAACCTATAGATGCGAACTAAAacatcaaattttaattaaaacataaatgttatatttttaaaaatacacatagaattatcaataaaactatatcgtttaatcagtaatattgtctttttcaaatatcttttatataattatagttaatcgattatgTAATCAACATGCTAAAATAAAATCTTTTAAGGTCCGAACATAAtgaaaatattatatttttaccctcaataaaaaataatttcgttataataacATTCCCCCTTACGAAACTATcactttaaataaatttaaatgttttaaaaagttatgaacatatacgtctactaatataattattatgaaatcatatcatttaaaattttaaatgaaaaaaattaagaattgaattcaattttttaaaaaaattatataatattaaaaagtATTTGCGCCATCCGTGCATCACACGGGTTTTAAGTTAGtataatataataatcagaaCATGGTACATTTTGGTTTAATAGTTATCCCcctattttaattattaaaaataaaaataaatagtgttatatacaTGCTAAACTATTAAATTGATATATTACTCAGTCTTTTTATCCCTCTAAACAATCCCTCTAAACAACGTACTAAACTACGACTATATTTTCTTCctaattcttttattatttttattataaatttataattattatatatttatattatattaaaattaacatatagtttggataaataaaataaaaatttatttaaatatgaACGAAACCCATGCATCGCACCGGATTTAAACTAGTATCAAATACTAGCAGGAATTGCAAAAGAAAAGGTCATCgttataataattaataattgtccAAGTCAGGGTTTTGTCGACCCCGTAACTAGAGTTCTGGCCACACTTCTCCATTTTCAACTTTCATCCATCAATCGATCAAGCCCCCTTCGCTCTCCCATCTCctatttatttatctattattttttcaataaaatcaaGATCTATTTTTTTCGGGTGAGATCTTGTCAAGTACCTTGTTGTCAAGGTTGTTAGTCGTGCTCATCTTTTTTGGATGTTAGTGTTTTATGTTATGATGTTATTTTGTCTTTTGTTCTTGGTTTCGGCCGCTCTGAAAAtgatttatattatatttttgagACCCGTAAGGCTTATATCAGATCTCAGATGGTAGTGGATATCGTAAAAGTTCACATTTCACAACAAAAAGTGTTCGTATTTTAGGGGTTTTTGTTGCTCTAATATCAATTGATATAATTGATAGTTCAAAACATTGTGCTCCAAATGATGCTTATGTGAATGTCAATGTGACTACTAATTTCGGAATGGATTTAGGTTGGATTACTCGATATGTCATTGTAATACATTTTAGATTAAAGAATTTGAATACTCTTTGCGTTAAACAATCTGAAAACAAAACAGTTAGTTGGTTAGCTCAATTTTTATTTAACAATCAGGTTGTAGTTTACAGTTGGGGGTTTGTCACGGGTGTGGTTCAATGATTTAATGAATTTTTCGTTTTGTCCGtcaaaacaaaaaaataattgtTGTCCAAGTCAACTCAAAGTTAAGCCTATGACCGGTTGCCGTGCTCAATATATCATTAACATGGTATATATAAACCGAACCAATAAACAAAAAAAATGGACTACTAATTTTCATTTGCCTGCTAAATCTTTACAATTCAAAAACAAGATTACTTTATACTATGGCAAATCGAGAAAAGCTTGTTAAGTTTTCAAGTTGCCGTGGTGTAGCATTTGAAATCAAGCCTCATTTGGATCCATTTGCCTTAAAACACTCGCCTATTCTTCAAGAACCTCAAGCTCCTAGTCCAAGAACTTGGCTTTTATGGGGAAGCTTTTCCAAAATTGTGCCTACATCAAGCATTAGTCTGCGGTCTGCTAGCCGAGCTAGTAGCCATTTCTGTGACGTTGATGATGAGGAGGTCGACGACGATGTTTACGAAATTGATTTATTAGTTGATGTAGAGAAAGGCCATGATCATGTACTTCCACTGCCACCACCATATGTTAAACCTGAACAACCACCACAGAAAGTTGTTAAACCAAAACAATCTCGATTGTCAGTAATATTGCTCGATCAAGGATTGTTTACGGTTTATAAACGACTTTTTATGGTTTGTTTGGCACTCAATATAACTGGTTTGGTTCTTGCTGCAACTGGGAGTTTTTCATATGCAAGAAACCATGCTGCCATATTCGCTATAGGGAATATTCTTGTCTTGACATTATGTCGAAGTGAGGCATGTCTACGTATCGTCTTTTGGATGGCTGTCAATTTGTTTGGCTGGTCTTGGGTGCCTCTTCACTTGAAATTAGCCATAACTTCTCTCTTACAATCTCTTGGAGGCATACATAGTGGTTGTGGAGTGTCATCAGTTGCATGGCTTATATATGCTTTACTATTAACTCTCAAAGATAGAGACAACACTTCACCGGAGATTATAGGGGTTGCTTCAGCGATTCTTGGACTTCTATTCTTGTCTTGCTTAGCAGCATTTCCCCTAATTCGACATCTCCACCATAATGTATTTGAAAGGACTCATAGATTCGCAGGGTGGGCAAGTTTAGGACTTCTTTGGGCCTTTATCATTCTCACTGTTACATATGACCCGGAAACAAAATCATACAGAGATCAATCAAAATTAATCAGACAACAAGAGTTCTGGCTAACACTTGCCATCACAATCCTAACGTTCCTCCCGTGGATAACTGTTAGACGTGTCCCGGTTACGGTCTCTGCACCATCTGGTCATGCTTCATTGATAAAGTTTAGGGGTGGAGTCAAGGCTGGAATATTGGGAAGAATTAGTCCCTCACCATTATCTGAATGGCATGCGTTTGGCATCATTTCTGATAATAAGCAAGAGCATATGATGCTTGCTGGTGCAGTTGGTGACTTCACAAAAACCTTAGTATCGAAACCTCCAAAACATTTATGGGTTCGGCAGGTTCACTTTGCAGGGCTGCCTTATCTAGTAAACATGTATGATAGAGTTTTGGTGGTGGCTACAGGTTCAGGTATTTGTGTTTTCCTTTCCTTTTTGTTACAACCATGCTCGGCCAATGTCTCTGTGCTTTGGGTAGCTAAAGGGATTGAGCAAAACTTTGGCAAAGAAATTCAAGAAATGGTCAGTGGGTTTCCCAAAGAGAAGGTAATTGTTCATGACACGGCAGTTTTCGGAAGGCCTAATGTGTCTCAGATGAGTGTTGATGCTGCTAGAAAATGGGGAGCTGAAGTTGTGATTGTTACTAGCAATCCCCAAGGCAGTAGAGATGTCGTAAATGCTTGCAAAGCATCGGGGATTCCTGCATTCGGACCCATCTGGGACTCGTGATGATTTATACTGTAATTGCGCTAGCTATGTATAGTAGATATGGTCAGGAAGGTCGTACATGTACATGCTAGATCGAGAGGAGACACCTTGTATCAAATATTGCAGATaagaaaatttatttgttatCATGTACGGGTTGTTGAAAATTAATGTGGATTCTATTTAGCTGTTATGTCCGCAAAATCTCGTTCTATTTGTTCGAGATTaattcataaaaaaatattaaaaaacatGAATTAATTTACATGAATTTTATTGTACAGTCAAAAAttttaatacatattattttTCTGACTTTACCCTATGATTCATTAACACTTGGTTTGGAGATTGTTAAAAAATTACACGATAAAAGCATAACAAGCCAGAAGAAGAAAAAGTTGACAAGACTTATTAAAGGAGATCTTTCTAAGATTGACTaatcagaatttaaaattttatgcTCAGATAAGTTTTTCTTTACTATGCATGTCTTGCTATgttcactacaccataaatggcctatagcaacaccaagaaaatgttatAATAGGCTCAAAAAAGTGTTACCACGACCAGAAAAAggtctaaggtaacataaaaattaagttgcttttttcgaggtacctttggcccctaaggtaatATTACTTTTGCCCTGGTGTAACATTcacttttgtgttacaatagctgtcaaaggtaacattaatctatgtctatagtatcacaataTGTATGTTAACTTTGGACtcagaattttcaaaaaaaatggggcctaccagtggggcccacatgtgggccccagTGGTGGGCCCCATTTTTTGGCCCTATTTATttgcaaaggtaacatacataatgtgatactatagacatacttTAATGTTACCTTTGATGCATATTATAACAGTAATGTTTTGTATTATACCAATTTCTTTGTAACATTTTAGTACCTAATGTAACatgtttttcaaaaaaaaattgacaGGAATGGTTTGTAAATTCAACATGCCATAAAATCTGTTTTTCATCCAAGTCAACCAAATAAACAATTTCAACCAAATTCCATATCAGTTTTCACAAACCCCCACCAAATACTGCGGTTTCACACAATTCACCGACTCCACATACTCCACATACTCCGAAGAACAGGTACTTAGTCTAGGACGATAAATAAACATCCAAAAGCTAGTACGATAACACTTGTTACTAGTACGCAAAATAAGATATGTAAAAAGGTGCACATCTGAAGTCTAAAGTCCAGAGCCTCGGGTAACTGGTGTGAGGTAATTGTCATCATCgctggttgtgcagaaatcttgATAGTTGATTGTGATGCCTGGATTTGCGTCGACTATTTTCTTAAGTAACCAGGCCATATTCTCCTGCACCTTCTTGTTGACTTGCACATCCACTTCTTCTTGTACCTTCTTCGTCATCGATGCCTCGACTTCACTCACCAGAGTCTGCTTTATCTTTCCTGCCAACTCCCGTACATAAGTATTTGTCGAACCAGCAGTACTGTAGTAACCTTTTGCAGTATCAGGACATCTTCCATGGAGCCAAGATGGCCCATGTTTTTTTCCATCAGAAAGTAGTTCCTCGTTGGGATCTTCGCTCGTACTGATTTTTTCCTTAATCTTTTTCTACATACCAGAAAAACAAACGAACAATCGGTCACACAATAATTTAAATGCTTTACTAACTAATTTTAAAATAACCAAacaatttaatccaattaaattCACAATTAGTAATCATTAAATAAAAAATGCATGCAGGTACATAAATAAAACTTCTAAACACCAAATAAATCATAAAGCACAACTAATTAACCATCTTGCGACATTAACGGATATTCTGAAGCACTAAGATTAATAAAAAACACTTACAATCTTGTTTTTTATTTCTTCAGTGTTGGTCTTATACTCACGACCATCAGTACGCTCACGAGTCTCAACAAAAACCTCTGCTTCAGGTGGTAGACGCTGATTCTTTGCCTTTTTTTCTGACAAAAATGAACAAGTTAGCCAAaagaaatataaaaattaatttctAGATATATAGTAATATATGTAACCACAAGGCTGCCCACATTCATATATTTGCGTAACAACTAGCTTATTGAGGTTAATTTGCGTAATTGAGATTCTGGCCATACCATATTATTTCGAATTTGTGCGAAAGTCTTTGGACCAGTAGTGTGTGTATTTGTATACTGACATCGACTTCTTGCATTTGTCGCTGCTCTTTTCTACAAAAATGTGAAATACCTTTATGTCACTTAGATCAAATATAAATACAGAATTAAATATGAAAGTGCAAGGGGAATTAGAAAACCTTAATGCTTTCATCATTCCAGTACTCCAGCAACATCTTGAAACTCTCAAGGGGAATATCATTTGGCCTATTTTCCATCCGTTCTTCAGCAGTTTCAAATGCTTTATAATGCGCCTTCTTAATTCGGCTCTTATGTGTCTTCCAAGATGACTGAATGGTTTTCAACACCCATATTTCACATTCATCAGGTATAATGTATCTTTGCTGGAAAAAGtcaacaaaataaagaacacaagtaCAGTTAATCAAAGATAATGTTGCAGAAAAATAAATCACAATAATTAAACAATGTATGTGATACCTTGACATAATTCTACAGTGTATTTTTCAAAGTTTTCGGAACATCACGCTAAGAAACATAGGTAAATGACACGCATCGCTTCACGAGTGTCCCCAAGAAGTTACTAAGTTCAGAAATTACTTTGTCCTCATCTGAAACGGGCCGGAACCTTTCATTTATCTGAAGGACAACTCGATGGTCCATATTTCTGGTATGAACCCTATTCATCCTCGTCGGTCCTCTCAGCCTTTTAGGAACTTCAACTACATATGAGCAAAAATTACTTGCAGGAAAATCAAACAAAGTAggaatattataataaatttgattatatttATGGTTGTTTTTTTAATATGTCgtatttcaaagattgatctaTAAAGATGTCTTATTTTTAGTTTTTACTTTTTTAATGGGTGTCCTTATAATAAGCAGctcttatttttaaaatgataaatATTGATAACGCATACCTTGGATTCTGGACACTCTAAAGGACCTACTGTCATAAAGAATACATTAATTCTCATGGGGGTTgtgttttaataattatataaaaacacaaataacAATTAACAACATTATAGATTACATATGCTAATTAAATTTATGCAAGAAGTTTTACATCTATCACATAATTAACCATGGTTAACTTCACAATTTCATTAACTTAAATGACATAAATAACCTTATGCCAATTAAcctcaattataaataatttactaAACTGATGCAAATTAATCAATTATGGCAAATATATGAATGTGGGCAGCCTCAAAGTGAGTATTCTTTAAGGGGCCTTAAAGGAATAATTCCTTTATAAATAATTAGTTTATGTAATCATAAATAAAGGAAAGAAGATACCTGCTTCCTCCTCTTCTTTAATGTCCGGAAAAACATTTTCTTCAACAACATTTTCTGTAGCAGTCTTTGTAGTTGCAGTTGTACATGGAGAAATCTTCGTTGTCACTGCAGCTGCTTCCTTTCGGCGCTTTCGCATAGCCCAAAAAGCCTTCATTGAACCATTTGCTTCAATAGACGGTAGCTGAATCAGAGGTTCTGCAGGTTCCATATGTGATAATGACTGATTTTCCTTCTCAGTAGCATCCTCGGTTCCTTGCTTCTGTGATATAACAGTATTGGCTCGTGACCGTGTTGTTGGTCCACGTCCAATAAGCACCTTGCTTTTCTCAGTTTTCCCTTTCTGAAACATAAATCATGTAAAACTCAATGTTTGTGTATATATGAATTACAAACTATCAACCCCGATGAAACATTTGGGGAAGAATTTAGAAAATGTGAAAATGATAGCTTTATGACATTTATGACATACCTTTTCAGTTCCTGATCCACCATCCTTACTAGCAGCCTTCCTTTGAGTTCCCGATCCACCATCCTCAAGATCCACAGCTAGATCATATTCCTCATCGCTCCCCTCTTGCACATGTTTCTTTTTTTTGGATTTATCTTTTAAGATTGAGTTTCTCACTTCAGAAGAGAGTGTAGGAAGATTGAGGGCAAAAACCACTTCATTGTTCCTCTTTACTGTGACAACTCTCAGTTTTTCATATTCCGTTAGAGGAGGTGGAGGGGGTAGTTTCTCCAATTTCACATAAATTCATGTTAATATAGGTATGACGAAATTACTGGATTAATAAAGGGGCTACATACATGTACTTACATGTACTTAAACAACAATAATCTAACAAAAAATTATAGGCATTACTGAATTACTGCAATTTCAATTAGCTAATTACTGGATTAATTATATGCTAACCTCCAGTTCATTTTCTCCCATACGCTCATGTTCATGAGTATCATGTAAACTCAACTTCCTCCTAACACTTGGAGGAGTTTCACAATCATCACCATCAGTGATTTCCCGCACTCTAGAAAGCCGTGGTGACTTCCGAGTACCCTTTAGGGGAAAGTTCTTTGAGTTCCTCTTCCCAGCCTTATCAACTTGGTTTGCCTTCTTGTTCATCTTCTGTTGTTGTAGTTGATGAGTGGTTACAAACTGCCGCTTGACTTGCTTTTTAGCTAtaaatacataaaaataataattatgagtTTGAATAAAATCTAAATGTAGTAACACCTATATATTTCTGATGCCCCTATAATTAAGGTATATTTCTGAAATGAAATTAATATATTACCTGCTAAGATATCCTTTCTTGGCCGTATTATTACAAATGGCTGCATCTGCTCCATTGGTTCGATAGTGTTATCAACGATATTGTCAAGATAAAAATCAACATTTTCACCGTCTGCGGCTCCTGCAGTTAATGAACACAAGTCCACACCAACTGCCTCCCCCCTGCTTATGACCTTTCTCACATAAATCCCTCCAATTTCTGAATATTCAAGGTCATCCTTGACATAATCCATCAATACAGGGTACGAAAACCTATCTACTTCGACATTCCTTATAATCAGTTCTTTACCACTGACATACCGTGTAGGATGAAACTCACCCTGGTGGTACAACCTGAGATTTATGTATGCCATCCTACAAAAAATTGAGAAAGTATAATTAGATGAAAGCATTAAAATAATCTGAGACATGGCACTTAAATAAAAAACACTTAAAAATAAACACTTAAAAGAAACATTAAAAGAGCAGTATGCAAGTCAATAAATTTAATAATGCTCTAAATTAAGAAGCGATCGCATAAAGAGCAAGGCAGATTTAAAACTAACTGAACATTATATTAAGAACAAGTTAATTAATTAaaagaaaatacattaaaacatgATAAATTAGGCAATTAAGAAGTCACTTTATTAACGGTTGATACATCAGAAACTAGGCCCTTAATAGTTACATATTTCGAATTACAAATTTAAGTAGTTTCTTCGTTTGTTCTAGCCTTGATGGGGACTTGTCGTGTTGGGACATCATCTCTGCACCAGTTAATATTCGTGTCTGTTTCTAGAGGAACACTAGTGTGTAAATCATGTAAAACTGGATCCTCGGCTTCTTCATTTGCATTTTCAGCTTCGACATCGCACCAATCCCTTGGCAATTTCTTTATAACATTATACATCGTCTTTTCAGTAGGATCTTCTACGTAGAAGACTTGCTGCACCTGTGAAGCTAGCACATATGGATCAGACTTCTGACATAATCTATTAAAATTAACTCGAGTTAACCCATATAGATCTTTCTCTTCCTTATACCAGCAACACTTGAACACCACTACAGAAAATTCTCCCCAATAATCAACTTCAAAAATCTCTTCAATTGCTCCGTAGTAATTGACATCGCCGACCAGTGGATTTTGATCTTTTGAACTAGCAAAGCTAGTAGTCAAAGCAGTTAGAAATACCCCACTATTTTGGGTTATACATTTAGCATCTCGGTACTTTGTATGGAATCGATATCC
This genomic interval from Apium graveolens cultivar Ventura chromosome 8, ASM990537v1, whole genome shotgun sequence contains the following:
- the LOC141677022 gene encoding adenylate-forming reductase 03009-like, whose protein sequence is MANREKLVKFSSCRGVAFEIKPHLDPFALKHSPILQEPQAPSPRTWLLWGSFSKIVPTSSISLRSASRASSHFCDVDDEEVDDDVYEIDLLVDVEKGHDHVLPLPPPYVKPEQPPQKVVKPKQSRLSVILLDQGLFTVYKRLFMVCLALNITGLVLAATGSFSYARNHAAIFAIGNILVLTLCRSEACLRIVFWMAVNLFGWSWVPLHLKLAITSLLQSLGGIHSGCGVSSVAWLIYALLLTLKDRDNTSPEIIGVASAILGLLFLSCLAAFPLIRHLHHNVFERTHRFAGWASLGLLWAFIILTVTYDPETKSYRDQSKLIRQQEFWLTLAITILTFLPWITVRRVPVTVSAPSGHASLIKFRGGVKAGILGRISPSPLSEWHAFGIISDNKQEHMMLAGAVGDFTKTLVSKPPKHLWVRQVHFAGLPYLVNMYDRVLVVATGSGICVFLSFLLQPCSANVSVLWVAKGIEQNFGKEIQEMVSGFPKEKVIVHDTAVFGRPNVSQMSVDAARKWGAEVVIVTSNPQGSRDVVNACKASGIPAFGPIWDS